ATGGTGGGCGCCAGCGCCTTCTACATGGACCTGAGCAGCCTGATCACCCTGGGCCAGGTGACGCGCCGCTACCTGACCACCAATGCCCAGTTCCCGCAGGGTTTCCAAGCCGACTATGTGTTGACCACCCCGGTCAATGGTCAGGGCAAGGTCAAGGGCCTGGAGCTGAGCCTGGAGCAGCCGCTGGGGGCCTACTTCGGCGTGAGCGCGAACTACACCTACACCGACGCCAAGGAAGACGGCAACAAGCCCATGCTCGGCGCCTCGCGCAACGCCTACACCCTGGGCGCTTACTACGAGGATGACAGCTGGAACGCGCGCCTGACCTACACCTACCGCTCGTCCTTCTACAGCGGGCTGGACCGCGCCACCGCCTTCTCGCAGGACGCCACGGGCTCGTTGTCGGCCTCGCTGGGTTACAAGATCAACGACAAGCTCAGCCTGGCGCTGGATGCTCGCAACCTGAACAACCCCAAGCTGGCCTACTTTGCGCTGAACCAGGACCAGCCGCGTTCGATCTACCAGAACGGCCGGCAGTTCTACCTGACCCTGCGCGCCAAGCTCTGAGCCCCTGGCTCTGAACCCACCGGGGCGGGCGCCGCAAGGCCCCGCCCTTTTTCGTTTTGGAGAGCCCGATGAAGCCGGTGCGCGAATGTCGACTGCGGCTCGATGACCTGACAACCTGGCAGGAAATCCAGCAGGCCGGCGAACCGGTGCTGCTGCGCGGCCTGGTGGCGCACTGGCCGCTGGCGCGCTGCCCGGACGCCCTGACCCTGGCGCAGACCTTGGCCGCCGCCGACACGGGACAGGCGGTGGATGCCGTGCTGATGCCGCCCGAGGTCGACGGCGCGCTGGGCTATGGGCCGGGGCTGCAGGGCTTCAACTTCGTGCGCAACCGGCTGCCGCTCAGCCAGGTGCTGGAGCAGGTGCTGCGCTATGCCCGTTTTGATCGGGCGCCGGCCGTGGCCGTGCAGTCGGCGCCGCTGGCGGACTGCCTGCCTGACCTGCTGCCGCAATGCCGTCTGCCGCTGCTGCACACCGACATCGCACCGCGCCTGTGGGTGGGCACGGCGATGTGCACGCCGGCGCACTTCGACGAGTCGCGCAATCTGGCCTGCGTGGTGGCCGGGCGACGTGTGTT
Above is a window of Inhella inkyongensis DNA encoding:
- a CDS encoding cupin-like domain-containing protein, coding for MKPVRECRLRLDDLTTWQEIQQAGEPVLLRGLVAHWPLARCPDALTLAQTLAAADTGQAVDAVLMPPEVDGALGYGPGLQGFNFVRNRLPLSQVLEQVLRYARFDRAPAVAVQSAPLADCLPDLLPQCRLPLLHTDIAPRLWVGTAMCTPAHFDESRNLACVVAGRRVFRLLPPEQVVNLSVGPLDGAPTGTPISLASLRRPDRACFPALDQALQQLQVAELGPGDALYLPPLWWHEVESLDRFNLMLNHWWHGDALAPEAHPVSGLQALWTAALSFRHLPEAQRQQWQQLFAHFVFGPTDAAVAHIPEGQRGLLEVGEGAERRRRLRELARGW